The following are encoded in a window of Streptomyces sp. 11x1 genomic DNA:
- a CDS encoding GyrI-like domain-containing protein has translation MAEGTVRIDGTTLHLPGGVRVRFIRTLRLPETGTHQLPPGLGDFPIRRVEDHPHTAPAEMRARGGVMLPVYLREAMWLHFGGSTEPAALQVGVGKVCAVSGKPWTGALARDPQNYVVLPRQPWLDGINSGKGTVRQFVAVPLGLGATVEGQVTGEEVFGGVQLQSFPLNDKQLAVWREEERLRAERERDLAALGTTTLFAGTGPVPMPPPGAVPMAPPATGAPLPPAPGGAPLPPAPGGGPMPPGAAYPMAAPAAAPQRSGPAAPPRAPAAMGLGVGGSMRQEVYRDTWPRGSWAERPSGRVFVHLVTPPEWRRITGEAPPPSPVDRAAYTRAGLPWFEYYDNDAHDLDPADALGTVKPVGDWLGDDLDPWQAPAPGQVKPLGDAPGKPIQDGDW, from the coding sequence ATGGCCGAAGGCACCGTGCGGATCGACGGGACCACACTCCATCTGCCGGGCGGGGTGCGGGTGCGCTTCATCCGCACCCTGCGTCTGCCGGAGACGGGGACGCACCAACTCCCGCCCGGACTGGGCGACTTCCCGATCCGCCGGGTCGAGGACCATCCGCACACCGCTCCCGCCGAGATGCGGGCGCGCGGCGGGGTGATGCTCCCCGTGTATCTGCGCGAGGCGATGTGGCTGCACTTCGGCGGTTCCACGGAACCGGCGGCGCTCCAGGTCGGGGTCGGCAAGGTGTGCGCGGTGTCGGGCAAGCCGTGGACCGGCGCGCTCGCCCGCGATCCGCAGAACTACGTCGTACTCCCCCGGCAGCCCTGGCTGGACGGCATCAACTCCGGCAAGGGCACGGTCAGGCAGTTCGTGGCCGTGCCTCTCGGCCTCGGTGCCACGGTCGAGGGTCAGGTCACCGGCGAGGAGGTGTTCGGCGGGGTGCAGCTGCAGTCGTTCCCGCTGAACGACAAGCAGCTGGCGGTGTGGCGGGAGGAGGAGCGGCTGAGGGCCGAGCGGGAGCGCGACCTCGCCGCGCTCGGTACCACCACCCTCTTCGCCGGCACGGGCCCGGTCCCGATGCCGCCGCCGGGTGCCGTGCCGATGGCGCCCCCGGCCACCGGAGCCCCGCTGCCCCCCGCGCCGGGCGGTGCCCCCCTGCCGCCCGCACCGGGCGGCGGCCCGATGCCGCCGGGTGCCGCGTACCCGATGGCGGCGCCCGCCGCGGCCCCGCAGCGCAGCGGTCCCGCGGCTCCGCCCCGGGCTCCGGCGGCGATGGGTCTCGGGGTCGGCGGGTCGATGCGGCAGGAGGTCTACCGGGACACCTGGCCGCGCGGCAGCTGGGCGGAGCGGCCGTCCGGGCGGGTCTTCGTGCATCTGGTGACCCCGCCCGAGTGGCGCCGGATCACCGGGGAGGCCCCGCCGCCGTCGCCCGTGGACCGCGCGGCGTACACGCGGGCCGGGCTCCCGTGGTTCGAGTACTACGACAACGACGCCCACGATCTCGACCCGGCCGACGCCCTAGGCACGGTCAAACCCGTCGGTGACTGGCTCGGCGACGACCTCGATCCGTGGCAGGCACCCGCTCCCGGCCAGGTCAAGCCGCTGGGTGACGCCCCGGGCAAGCCGATCCAGGACGGCGACTGGTAG